The following are encoded together in the Pedobacter steynii genome:
- a CDS encoding energy transducer TonB, with translation MLGSKIDLLKREWLDVVFANKNKAYGAYELRSTSAANTTKALLIASTIFVVAFVSPKIFNLIKGSLPEEEVVKQVEVVVAPPPPVNPDTPPPPPVEPPPPKQDQIKFPPPIVKPDNEVIDKEPVQIEDLKKADPGQKTIEGDPTADIVIAGPVGDGPKQAAVVEDTKVYDFVSIETQPGFPGGMEKFYAYLKKAVRYPAMAQENNIQGKVFLSFVVEKNGDLTDIKVERKLGGGTDEEAIRVLKASPRWTPGIQNGKPVRVKYNIPISFTLSQ, from the coding sequence ATGTTAGGTTCTAAAATAGATTTATTGAAACGGGAGTGGCTTGATGTAGTATTTGCAAACAAAAACAAAGCCTATGGCGCTTACGAGCTTCGTAGTACGAGTGCTGCAAATACCACTAAGGCTTTACTTATCGCCTCTACCATCTTTGTAGTTGCGTTTGTATCTCCTAAGATTTTCAACTTAATCAAAGGCTCTTTGCCTGAAGAGGAAGTTGTGAAACAAGTAGAGGTAGTGGTTGCGCCACCGCCGCCGGTGAATCCGGATACCCCTCCACCGCCACCGGTAGAGCCTCCGCCACCGAAGCAGGATCAGATCAAATTCCCTCCTCCGATTGTAAAACCGGATAATGAGGTAATTGATAAAGAGCCTGTTCAGATCGAAGATTTGAAAAAAGCAGATCCGGGTCAGAAAACGATCGAAGGTGATCCTACAGCTGATATTGTTATTGCCGGTCCGGTTGGAGATGGCCCTAAACAAGCAGCAGTAGTTGAAGATACCAAGGTATATGACTTCGTGAGTATTGAAACACAGCCAGGTTTCCCTGGAGGTATGGAGAAATTCTACGCTTATTTGAAAAAAGCGGTGAGATATCCGGCAATGGCTCAGGAGAATAACATTCAGGGTAAAGTATTCTTATCTTTCGTAGTAGAGAAAAATGGAGACTTAACCGACATCAAAGTAGAAAGAAAACTTGGTGGTGGTACAGATGAAGAAGCGATCAGAGTATTGAAAGCAAGTCCGCGTTGGACTCCGGGTATCCAAAACGGAAAACCGGTACGTGTGAAGTATAATATTCCAATCAGCTTTACCTTATCACAATAG
- a CDS encoding substrate-binding domain-containing protein: MKHLSLILLLFVFAACKRSVKKENTVEQSRTTGDVKILVDESFSRVLADQIAVFNTDYPNAEFKVVEGNENKIVPTFLNDSIRVIILSRMLRPDEDKMYRNRSIVPRTSRFGIDGIALITNVADVDSNITVNEVIEILKGTSKSSKQLVFDNAYSSTLRYFKELAGITKLPEKGVYTLQNNNDVIKYVADKKDFIGVIGVNWLISNSKEMEESISKVKMMGVKNLAGKKGDDAFYKPIQQHLISGVYPFLRNIYIINAEGREGLGTGFANWLVSPRGQLIVLKSGLGPHKMMPREFNFKNTN; the protein is encoded by the coding sequence ATGAAACATCTAAGTCTGATATTATTGTTATTTGTTTTCGCAGCCTGCAAACGGTCTGTGAAGAAAGAAAATACGGTGGAACAGAGCCGCACCACCGGGGATGTGAAAATACTGGTAGACGAGTCGTTTTCCAGGGTGCTGGCAGATCAGATTGCTGTATTCAATACAGATTATCCAAATGCAGAGTTTAAGGTTGTTGAGGGCAATGAAAATAAGATTGTCCCGACATTTTTAAACGATAGCATCAGGGTGATTATCCTTTCCAGGATGCTGAGACCGGATGAAGATAAAATGTACCGGAACAGAAGCATTGTGCCAAGAACATCCAGATTTGGAATTGATGGCATTGCATTGATTACAAATGTGGCGGATGTAGACAGTAACATTACTGTTAATGAAGTGATTGAAATTTTAAAGGGAACATCAAAAAGTAGTAAGCAACTGGTGTTTGACAACGCTTATTCCAGTACGCTGCGCTATTTTAAAGAACTTGCCGGTATCACAAAGCTTCCTGAAAAAGGAGTTTATACCTTACAGAACAATAATGATGTGATTAAATACGTTGCGGATAAAAAGGACTTTATTGGGGTAATTGGCGTCAATTGGCTAATCTCCAACAGCAAAGAAATGGAAGAATCTATTTCTAAAGTAAAAATGATGGGGGTAAAGAATTTAGCAGGCAAAAAAGGGGATGATGCCTTCTACAAGCCCATTCAGCAGCATTTAATCAGTGGCGTTTATCCATTTTTAAGGAACATTTATATCATAAATGCAGAGGGACGTGAAGGTTTAGGCACAGGTTTTGCAAACTGGTTAGTAAGCCCTCGGGGACAGTTGATTGTCCTCAAGTCCGGACTAGGTCCGCATAAGATGATGCCGAGAGAATTTAATTTTAAGAATACAAACTAA
- a CDS encoding tetratricopeptide repeat protein: MKMTKKAITLSLGLVVMGSASFAQSLNDAKKAVDAEQYQKATSMLKALVKSQASKGENYFNLGDVYLRMDYVDSARAVFTQGVAADPKNSLNYIGLGEADLFSNNPTSAKTNFDKAVEVSSKKDYIPQLYIGKAYIATDKPDFTSALPFLQKADELDKDDKDAETFLALGDYYALQKKNSEALQNYMRALNINANLLRATVQIGRMYTESRAFPEAEERLKEAIAADANYGPAYREIAELYMQWANQIATEQAAKSALALTNYKKYLDLTDQSYESKLRYAQFLFYAKDYQTLEQVTSELATSNPNDSKSLVVSRLRGYSAYENKNYPKSLEYMNDFFAKVKDTSRIVASDYLYLGRALMQNGNDSLALKNIVKAVEKDSTNAEALEEVAMSLFKAKNYAKAGDVFAVAVKSNPNGKNALTNSYYLGVAKYYDYALKDRANQNPDKKILVDADSAFASIIKFKNDFALAYAYRARIAKYADDANNPKWLAVPYYDQLIQLVTVTKPELAASVPKELVEAYVYTGSYYAQTDKEKGKDYLTKALAIDPQNSGAQERLKQLTSPAPKSPVKKK; the protein is encoded by the coding sequence ATGAAAATGACAAAGAAAGCAATAACCTTAAGTTTAGGTTTAGTAGTGATGGGTTCTGCCTCTTTTGCTCAAAGCTTAAATGATGCAAAAAAGGCTGTAGATGCCGAACAGTACCAGAAAGCGACATCGATGCTTAAAGCGTTGGTGAAATCACAAGCTAGTAAAGGAGAAAATTACTTTAATTTAGGTGATGTTTATCTGAGAATGGATTATGTGGATTCTGCAAGAGCAGTATTTACTCAAGGCGTTGCCGCTGATCCAAAAAACTCTTTAAACTATATTGGTTTGGGTGAGGCTGATTTATTTTCAAATAATCCAACTTCCGCAAAAACTAATTTTGATAAAGCAGTAGAGGTATCTTCTAAAAAAGATTATATCCCTCAACTGTATATTGGTAAAGCATATATCGCAACTGATAAACCTGACTTTACCTCAGCGCTTCCTTTCCTTCAAAAGGCGGATGAGCTGGATAAAGACGATAAAGATGCAGAAACATTTTTGGCGTTAGGTGATTATTACGCTTTGCAGAAAAAGAACTCTGAAGCGCTTCAGAACTACATGCGTGCATTGAATATCAATGCAAACCTGTTAAGAGCAACAGTTCAGATTGGTAGAATGTATACCGAATCAAGAGCATTTCCAGAAGCTGAAGAGCGTTTGAAAGAGGCAATTGCTGCTGATGCAAACTACGGTCCTGCTTACAGAGAGATCGCAGAGCTTTATATGCAATGGGCAAATCAGATTGCTACTGAGCAAGCAGCTAAATCTGCATTAGCTTTGACCAACTATAAAAAATACCTGGATCTGACTGATCAGTCGTACGAATCAAAACTGCGTTATGCACAGTTCTTGTTTTATGCAAAAGATTACCAGACTTTAGAGCAGGTGACCAGCGAATTGGCTACCAGCAATCCTAATGATTCAAAAAGTCTTGTGGTATCGAGACTACGTGGTTATTCCGCATACGAGAACAAAAACTATCCAAAAAGTTTAGAATATATGAATGATTTCTTTGCGAAAGTAAAGGATACTTCACGTATTGTAGCTTCAGATTACTTATATCTGGGAAGAGCTTTAATGCAAAACGGAAATGATAGTCTGGCGCTTAAAAACATCGTTAAAGCGGTAGAGAAAGATTCTACAAATGCTGAAGCTTTAGAAGAAGTGGCGATGTCACTTTTCAAAGCTAAAAACTATGCTAAGGCTGGTGATGTGTTTGCTGTTGCGGTTAAATCAAACCCTAATGGGAAAAACGCATTGACTAACTCTTATTATTTAGGGGTAGCTAAGTATTATGACTATGCACTTAAAGATAGAGCGAATCAAAATCCGGATAAGAAGATTTTAGTTGATGCAGATTCTGCATTTGCTTCTATCATCAAATTTAAAAACGACTTTGCTTTAGCTTATGCTTACAGAGCGCGTATCGCAAAATATGCTGACGATGCAAATAACCCGAAATGGTTAGCCGTTCCTTACTACGATCAATTGATCCAATTGGTTACGGTAACTAAACCAGAGCTTGCTGCTTCAGTGCCTAAAGAACTTGTTGAAGCCTATGTGTATACTGGTTCTTACTATGCACAGACTGATAAAGAAAAAGGTAAAGATTACCTGACAAAAGCATTGGCTATTGATCCTCAGAACTCAGGAGCACAAGAGCGTTTAAAACAATTAACTTCACCAGCGCCTAAGAGCCCGGTAAAGAAAAAGTAA
- a CDS encoding NADH-quinone oxidoreductase subunit A, whose product METQSVPVDFLPIVFQVIVALGFVVVTLIATHFLGPKRKTADKLSTFEAGIKVVGNARQPFSIKYFLVAILFVLFDVEVIFMYPWAVNFRELGMTGMVEMFIFMGTLLLGFIYVLKKKALDWN is encoded by the coding sequence ATGGAAACCCAAAGTGTACCTGTAGATTTTTTACCTATTGTATTTCAAGTTATTGTTGCTTTAGGATTTGTTGTTGTTACTTTAATTGCAACACATTTTTTAGGCCCTAAAAGAAAGACTGCAGATAAATTATCAACTTTTGAGGCAGGGATTAAAGTAGTCGGGAATGCGCGTCAGCCTTTCTCTATTAAATACTTTCTAGTCGCCATTCTGTTTGTTCTGTTTGACGTGGAGGTGATCTTCATGTATCCCTGGGCAGTTAACTTCAGAGAGCTCGGAATGACCGGTATGGTAGAAATGTTCATCTTTATGGGCACCTTGTTACTCGGTTTTATCTACGTTTTGAAAAAGAAAGCTTTAGACTGGAATTAA
- a CDS encoding NADH-quinone oxidoreductase subunit B, whose product MSDINIVDAPPGIEGSGFFATSLDKVIGLARSHSLWPLPFATSCCGIEFMATMGSHYDFGRFGSERLSFSPRQADLLMVMGTIAKKMSPVLKQVYLQMAEPRWVIAVGACASSGGIFDTYSVLQGIDEIIPVDVYVPGCPPRPEAILDGFGKIQELVKNESSRRRNSDQYKEMLASYGIL is encoded by the coding sequence ATGAGTGACATCAATATAGTAGACGCGCCTCCAGGCATAGAAGGATCTGGTTTTTTCGCCACTTCTTTAGACAAAGTAATTGGTTTGGCACGTTCCCATTCGTTATGGCCACTTCCATTCGCTACTTCTTGTTGCGGTATCGAGTTTATGGCTACCATGGGTTCTCATTATGACTTTGGTCGTTTTGGATCTGAACGTTTAAGTTTTTCTCCTCGTCAGGCTGATTTATTAATGGTAATGGGTACTATTGCCAAGAAAATGAGCCCTGTATTAAAGCAGGTGTATTTACAAATGGCAGAACCCCGCTGGGTGATTGCTGTAGGTGCCTGCGCTTCAAGCGGAGGGATTTTCGATACGTATTCTGTACTTCAGGGAATTGACGAGATCATACCTGTAGATGTTTACGTTCCAGGTTGCCCACCACGTCCGGAAGCTATTCTGGATGGGTTTGGTAAGATCCAGGAGCTGGTAAAGAATGAGTCTTCAAGAAGAAGGAATTCAGATCAGTATAAAGAAATGTTGGCTTCATACGGAATACTATAA
- a CDS encoding NADH-quinone oxidoreductase subunit C: MTEVTNKEIIDALTEKFGGQITGVNEPYGLLTLETTKDAIIEVLKFLKENSIANFNFLTDITAVHYPEKKHGIAVVYHLHSMVKRIRVRVKVFIDEHHPTIPTATVIWNAANWMERETYDFFGVKFEGHPDLRRILNMDELGVHPMLKQYPLEDPNRVDKKDEYFGR, encoded by the coding sequence ATGACAGAGGTGACAAACAAGGAAATCATTGATGCGCTGACTGAAAAGTTCGGCGGACAAATTACAGGAGTAAATGAACCTTATGGTTTGCTTACCTTAGAGACCACTAAAGATGCCATTATTGAGGTATTAAAGTTTCTGAAAGAAAACAGCATTGCGAATTTTAATTTCCTGACAGATATTACTGCAGTTCATTATCCGGAGAAAAAGCATGGTATTGCGGTGGTTTATCACCTGCACAGCATGGTGAAAAGAATCCGGGTGAGGGTGAAAGTTTTTATTGACGAGCATCATCCGACTATTCCTACCGCAACGGTAATCTGGAATGCCGCAAACTGGATGGAAAGAGAAACTTATGACTTCTTCGGAGTTAAATTTGAAGGTCACCCGGATCTGAGAAGAATATTGAACATGGATGAGCTCGGTGTTCACCCGATGTTGAAGCAATATCCTTTGGAAGACCCAAACAGAGTAGATAAAAAAGACGAATACTTTGGTAGATAA
- a CDS encoding NADH-quinone oxidoreductase subunit D yields the protein MNHNQPVYTDNDPQNELVTLNLGPTHPATHGVFQNVIQLDGERIVSGVSTIGYIHRAFEKIAEHRPFYQITPLTDRLNYCSSPINNMGWHMTVEKLLNIQMPKRVDYLRVIIMELSRIADHIICNTIIAQDTGATTTFLYLFQFREHIYEIFEEICGARLTTNIGRIGGFERDFNDIAFSKINKFLKEFPVALKEFESLLNRNRIFIDRTAGVARVSAEQGLDYGWTGPLLRSTGVDYDVRVSEPYASYQDFDFEVPVGTSGDIYDRYLVRNEEMWQSLRLIEQGMEKLKNEPAGIFHADVPEFYLPAKEEVYNNMEALIYHFKIVMGEIDAPKAEVYHAVEGGNGELGFYLINDGGRTPYRLHFRRPSFINYQMFAPMSKGMLLSDAIINMSSMNIIAGELDA from the coding sequence ATGAATCACAATCAACCGGTATATACAGATAACGATCCTCAGAATGAGTTGGTTACCCTTAACCTGGGCCCGACTCACCCTGCAACCCATGGTGTTTTTCAAAATGTAATTCAATTAGACGGAGAGCGTATAGTGAGCGGTGTTTCAACCATAGGCTATATTCACCGTGCTTTTGAGAAAATTGCAGAGCATCGTCCATTCTATCAGATTACCCCCTTAACCGACAGGTTAAACTACTGTTCTTCGCCGATCAATAATATGGGATGGCACATGACGGTAGAAAAACTGTTGAATATCCAGATGCCTAAAAGGGTAGATTACCTGAGGGTAATCATCATGGAGCTTTCCCGGATTGCAGATCATATCATCTGTAATACGATCATTGCCCAGGATACCGGAGCTACCACGACCTTCCTTTACCTGTTTCAGTTCAGAGAACACATTTATGAAATCTTTGAGGAAATCTGTGGTGCACGTCTGACCACAAATATTGGACGTATCGGAGGTTTTGAACGCGATTTCAACGATATCGCCTTTTCGAAAATCAATAAATTTTTAAAAGAGTTTCCTGTAGCGTTAAAAGAGTTCGAAAGTCTTCTGAACCGCAACAGGATTTTTATAGACCGTACTGCCGGAGTTGCCCGCGTTAGCGCAGAGCAAGGCCTGGATTATGGATGGACAGGTCCTTTACTGCGTTCTACAGGTGTAGATTATGATGTTCGTGTAAGTGAACCTTATGCTTCTTACCAGGATTTCGATTTTGAAGTTCCTGTAGGCACCAGTGGTGACATTTACGACCGTTACCTGGTACGTAATGAGGAAATGTGGCAAAGCCTTCGCCTGATTGAACAGGGCATGGAAAAACTGAAGAACGAACCTGCTGGTATTTTCCACGCGGATGTTCCTGAGTTTTACCTTCCTGCTAAGGAAGAGGTTTACAACAATATGGAAGCCCTGATCTATCACTTTAAAATTGTAATGGGTGAAATTGATGCCCCTAAAGCTGAAGTTTACCATGCAGTAGAAGGCGGTAACGGGGAATTGGGCTTTTACCTGATCAATGACGGAGGAAGAACACCTTACCGTCTGCACTTCAGAAGACCAAGCTTTATTAATTATCAAATGTTTGCTCCCATGAGTAAAGGTATGCTGTTGTCAGATGCCATTATCAACATGAGTAGCATGAATATTATTGCAGGAGAATTAGATGCTTAA
- the nuoE gene encoding complex I 24 kDa subunit family protein has protein sequence MLKVEETQPVQFSSALIEKFEEIVKRYPEGKQKSALLPILHEVQAELGWLSPNAMDKVAEYLHIEPIEVYEVASFYSMYFLKPQGKYVLEVCRTGPCCLVGAEKLMDHLEKSLGVKENEVTADGLFSWRGVECLAACGYGPVLQIGPEYTFYENLNEQKVDDLIQDLRKK, from the coding sequence ATGCTTAAAGTAGAAGAAACACAACCTGTACAGTTCTCATCAGCTTTAATTGAAAAGTTTGAAGAGATCGTTAAGAGATATCCGGAAGGAAAGCAAAAATCTGCTTTATTGCCTATTTTGCATGAAGTACAGGCAGAGCTGGGCTGGTTAAGTCCGAATGCCATGGATAAAGTTGCTGAATATCTGCATATCGAACCTATTGAAGTATACGAAGTGGCTTCATTTTACAGCATGTACTTTTTGAAACCACAGGGTAAATATGTGCTGGAAGTTTGCAGGACAGGACCTTGTTGTCTGGTAGGAGCCGAGAAATTGATGGATCACCTGGAAAAAAGCCTTGGTGTGAAAGAGAATGAGGTGACGGCAGATGGCTTATTTAGCTGGAGAGGCGTGGAGTGTTTGGCAGCATGTGGTTATGGCCCGGTTTTACAGATAGGTCCTGAATATACCTTCTATGAAAACCTGAATGAACAAAAGGTAGACGATTTGATACAAGACTTACGCAAAAAATAA
- the nuoF gene encoding NADH-quinone oxidoreductase subunit NuoF, whose amino-acid sequence MARKLLLEHINVPGIHTFDVYRQKGGYRAVEKALKTLTPDEVVEEVKKSGLRGRGGAGFPTGMKWSFLAKPEGVARYLVCNADESEPGTFKDRYLMTHIPHALIEGMIVSSFALGAKTSYIYVRGEMMPQIRILEKAIAEARNAGFLGKNILGTGYDLELYVQPGGGAYICGEETALLESLEGKRGNPRIKPPFPAIAGLYGCPTVVNNVESIAATVPIINDGGEEYAKIGIGRSTGTKLISASGNLVRPGVYEIELGLPVEEFIYSDEWCGGIANGKRLKATVAGGSSVPVLPANLTLKLANGDPRLMSYESLSEGGFATGTMMGSGGFIAFDEDQCIVRNTWNFSRFYHHESCGQCSPCREGTGWMEKVLHRLEYGHGKMSDIDLLVDVSKKIEGNTICPLGDAAAWPVASAIRHFRDEFEWHVKEPVKSLDTNYGLANYAEPIAKAVSTEN is encoded by the coding sequence ATGGCTCGTAAACTATTATTAGAACATATAAACGTACCAGGCATCCATACATTTGATGTCTATCGCCAGAAAGGCGGGTATCGCGCTGTGGAAAAAGCTTTGAAAACTTTAACCCCTGATGAAGTGGTGGAAGAGGTGAAAAAGTCTGGATTACGCGGTCGCGGGGGTGCAGGATTTCCTACGGGAATGAAATGGAGCTTTTTGGCTAAACCTGAGGGAGTAGCACGTTACCTGGTATGTAATGCCGATGAATCGGAGCCGGGAACATTTAAAGACCGTTATCTGATGACCCATATCCCACATGCACTGATTGAAGGAATGATTGTATCCAGCTTTGCTTTGGGTGCAAAAACTTCTTACATCTATGTACGCGGTGAGATGATGCCTCAGATCCGTATTCTGGAGAAAGCAATCGCTGAGGCCAGAAATGCAGGATTTTTAGGTAAAAATATTTTAGGTACAGGTTATGACCTGGAATTATACGTTCAACCAGGTGGTGGTGCTTATATCTGCGGTGAGGAAACTGCATTGTTGGAATCATTGGAAGGTAAACGTGGAAACCCAAGGATCAAACCTCCATTTCCTGCTATTGCAGGATTGTATGGCTGCCCAACGGTGGTAAACAATGTGGAATCTATTGCTGCTACTGTTCCGATCATCAATGATGGTGGTGAGGAGTATGCAAAAATTGGTATTGGCCGCAGCACGGGAACTAAACTGATTTCCGCTTCAGGAAACCTGGTAAGACCAGGGGTTTATGAGATTGAACTGGGCTTGCCGGTAGAAGAATTTATTTATTCTGATGAATGGTGTGGCGGTATTGCGAATGGCAAAAGACTAAAGGCAACTGTTGCCGGTGGATCTTCTGTTCCTGTACTTCCTGCTAATTTAACGTTGAAACTTGCCAATGGGGATCCCCGTTTGATGAGCTATGAATCTTTATCTGAAGGTGGTTTTGCAACTGGAACGATGATGGGCTCGGGTGGTTTCATCGCTTTCGATGAAGATCAGTGTATCGTTAGAAATACCTGGAACTTCTCCCGCTTTTATCACCATGAAAGTTGCGGACAATGTTCGCCTTGCCGTGAGGGTACGGGATGGATGGAGAAAGTCCTTCACCGCCTGGAATACGGTCATGGTAAAATGAGCGATATCGACTTATTGGTGGACGTTTCCAAAAAGATTGAAGGAAATACCATTTGTCCTTTAGGTGATGCCGCAGCATGGCCGGTAGCAAGTGCCATCAGACATTTCAGAGATGAGTTTGAATGGCATGTAAAAGAGCCGGTAAAGAGCTTAGATACGAATTATGGATTGGCAAATTATGCTGAACCAATAGCTAAAGCAGTTAGTACAGAAAATTAA
- a CDS encoding 2Fe-2S iron-sulfur cluster-binding protein translates to MSDTVKVTIDGITVEVAPGTTILNAARQIGGDIVPPAMCYYSKLEGSGGKCRTCIVKVSKGSEKDPRPMPKLVASCRTTVMDGMEVQNITSPEVIEARSGVVEMLLINHPLDCPVCDQAGECDLQNLGYEHGLQKTRYEFERRTFERIDIGDKIQLHMNRCILCYRCVFTADQITNKRVHGILNRGDHSEISTYIQTAVDNDFSGNVIDVCPVGALTDKTFRFKNRVWFTKPIDAHRDCPTCSGKVTLWYKGEDVLRVTARKDIYGEVEEFICNTCRFDKKKTADWTIEHPTQISDTSVIASNHYDTLKPLPVIQDNARLQEANRIELEKTTKF, encoded by the coding sequence ATGAGTGATACAGTTAAGGTAACCATAGACGGAATAACAGTAGAAGTTGCACCAGGAACCACCATTCTGAATGCTGCAAGACAGATCGGCGGAGATATTGTTCCTCCTGCGATGTGTTATTATTCCAAATTAGAAGGCAGTGGTGGTAAATGCAGAACCTGCATCGTTAAGGTGAGCAAGGGTTCTGAGAAAGATCCTCGTCCGATGCCTAAATTAGTTGCTTCATGCCGTACCACTGTAATGGATGGAATGGAAGTGCAGAATATTACCTCTCCGGAAGTAATTGAAGCAAGAAGCGGGGTAGTGGAGATGTTGTTGATCAACCATCCGCTGGATTGTCCGGTTTGTGATCAGGCTGGGGAATGCGACCTTCAGAACTTAGGTTATGAGCATGGTTTGCAGAAAACAAGATATGAGTTTGAGCGCCGTACTTTTGAACGCATAGATATCGGTGATAAAATCCAGTTGCACATGAACAGGTGTATTCTGTGTTACCGCTGCGTATTTACAGCGGATCAGATTACCAATAAGCGCGTTCATGGTATCCTGAACCGTGGAGATCATTCGGAAATCTCTACTTATATCCAAACGGCTGTCGACAATGATTTCTCTGGAAACGTGATCGATGTTTGTCCGGTTGGTGCATTAACAGATAAAACTTTCAGGTTTAAAAACAGGGTTTGGTTTACTAAGCCTATAGATGCGCACAGAGATTGCCCTACCTGTAGCGGTAAAGTAACGTTATGGTACAAAGGAGAGGATGTATTGCGTGTAACTGCGCGTAAAGACATCTATGGTGAGGTGGAAGAGTTCATCTGTAATACTTGTCGTTTTGATAAGAAAAAGACAGCAGACTGGACTATCGAGCATCCTACGCAAATCAGCGATACTTCCGTAATTGCTTCTAACCACTATGATACTTTAAAACCTTTGCCGGTAATTCAGGATAATGCCAGATTACAGGAAGCAAACAGGATCGAACTAGAAAAAACCACTAAATTCTAA